From a region of the Vagococcus coleopterorum genome:
- a CDS encoding PspC domain-containing protein — translation MKKKLVKSNKDRVVSGVLAGIGEYLNIDPTIIRVLFALTIFFSFWATIIIYILLAIVIPTESGQSRQSASFEGEFSEFEKTTKQGKRPRKEAEKVEDEWSDF, via the coding sequence ATGAAGAAAAAATTAGTTAAATCAAATAAAGATAGAGTTGTTTCAGGTGTCTTAGCAGGAATTGGGGAATATTTAAATATTGATCCAACGATTATTAGAGTATTGTTCGCATTAACAATTTTCTTTAGTTTTTGGGCAACAATTATTATTTACATCTTGTTAGCTATTGTGATCCCAACAGAAAGTGGTCAATCAAGACAATCAGCTAGTTTCGAAGGTGAGTTTTCTGAATTTGAAAAAACAACTAAACAAGGTAAACGTCCTCGTAAAGAGGCGGAAAAAGTTGAGGATGAATGGAGCGATTTTTAA
- a CDS encoding cation:dicarboxylate symporter family transporter, whose product MINLPFFTDFLKISNAFTVISIIVLIAGILFLKQLKNKKVNFTKRMLISLALGLIIGIGIDLIGQQFDVYQNFAQIEIATWFGLVGTGFLKLVQLLAIPVVFLSIIKVVIDVQGDRIKSLTAKTFTTLLGTTAISAGVGIFVVKLFNLNGSSFAGDLTEAKIERMADISAQSFPDFFLNLIPDNIFKVMSDNGSIVSVVIVAAMFAGAIRFLQVKKPKEVAPFVTLLDSLKVTVNSVLTNVIKLMPYGVLALVSNTIIANGIESIVGMLGFIAALYTAVLIMLLVYVVMLLVMGVSPVTFFKKAFNTLLFAFSSRSSVGTLPYTLKTLEDDMGVSKETANFVGTLGTTVGMNGCAGVFPAMLGVLIASAVGTPMTFSFYMLVVLVVTVGSIGIAGVPGTATVAATVTLNGLGYGQTISSIGAIFGIDPIVDMGRTMLNVAGSMVSAIMVDKWEGNFDKEAYNTFNETIEE is encoded by the coding sequence ATGATTAATTTACCATTCTTTACCGATTTTTTGAAAATAAGTAACGCTTTTACAGTTATCTCAATCATTGTTTTAATTGCAGGGATATTATTTCTAAAGCAATTAAAAAATAAAAAAGTTAATTTTACCAAACGCATGTTAATTTCTTTAGCATTAGGTTTAATCATTGGTATAGGGATTGATTTAATTGGGCAACAATTTGATGTTTATCAAAACTTTGCACAAATTGAAATTGCCACATGGTTCGGTCTGGTTGGGACAGGCTTCTTAAAACTTGTTCAACTGCTAGCGATTCCAGTTGTCTTCTTATCAATTATTAAAGTGGTGATTGATGTCCAAGGAGATCGGATTAAATCACTGACGGCTAAAACTTTTACAACATTGTTAGGAACAACGGCTATATCAGCTGGAGTCGGGATTTTTGTTGTGAAATTATTCAACTTAAATGGTTCAAGTTTTGCAGGCGATTTAACCGAAGCTAAAATTGAACGAATGGCTGACATTTCAGCTCAAAGTTTTCCAGATTTCTTTTTAAACTTAATTCCAGATAATATTTTTAAAGTGATGAGTGATAACGGGAGCATTGTTTCAGTTGTGATTGTTGCGGCCATGTTTGCGGGAGCTATTCGTTTCTTACAAGTGAAGAAACCGAAAGAGGTTGCGCCATTTGTTACGTTGTTAGATTCATTAAAAGTAACAGTCAATTCAGTCTTAACAAATGTTATTAAATTAATGCCTTATGGTGTTTTAGCATTAGTTAGTAACACCATCATTGCTAATGGTATCGAATCAATTGTAGGGATGTTAGGCTTTATTGCAGCGCTTTATACAGCTGTATTAATTATGTTATTAGTTTATGTTGTGATGTTATTAGTAATGGGTGTTAGCCCTGTAACATTCTTTAAAAAAGCTTTTAATACATTGTTATTCGCATTCTCTTCACGTTCAAGCGTAGGGACATTGCCCTATACTTTGAAAACACTTGAAGATGATATGGGTGTGTCTAAAGAAACAGCCAACTTTGTCGGAACATTAGGGACAACTGTGGGAATGAACGGCTGTGCTGGTGTCTTTCCAGCTATGTTAGGTGTCTTGATTGCTTCAGCGGTGGGAACACCAATGACGTTCTCGTTCTACATGTTAGTTGTCTTAGTTGTAACAGTTGGTTCAATCGGAATTGCTGGTGTACCTGGCACTGCAACAGTTGCTGCGACAGTTACACTAAATGGTTTAGGATACGGTCAAACAATTTCAAGCATTGGGGCAATCTTTGGGATTGATCCAATTGTTGATATGGGACGGACAATGTTAAATGTTGCTGGTTCGATGGTGTCAGCTATTATGGTCGATAAATGGGAAGGTAACTTTGATAAGGAAGCCTACAACACATTTAATGAAACAATCGAAGAATAA
- a CDS encoding CoA-disulfide reductase, translating into MEIVIIGGIAAGMSAAAKASRTNKDANITVIEKEKYISFGACGLPYYLGEEFADENEMFARTPEQMEKTGINLLLEHEATNIDFNKKIITVTDLQTGESFEKAYDRLMLATGAQPIVPPIPGIDADNAYTITKLDSVNRLKKALTSYKKIMVVGGGFIGVEVADQLVKLGKDVTLLEAGPEIMSGPFDSEFSQKLKGALEEDDICVCTNEAAEEFVQTDGQITAVKTAKGQYEVDAVIIAIGFRPNTKFYADNFKTLSNGAIIIDQHGQTSIKDVFAAGDCASIPNRLLGDTYTALATSANKMGRIVGTNIGLPESEWESFVGSLGSSAIKAGQYEAASTGLTEKQAISKGLNIKTTCIETNNHSNYYTVQEKIMIKLVYDAETFVLYGAQLFGKNETVLRATGLTTAIHAGMTTKELGFVDFAYAPPFASTWEAINVAANTAK; encoded by the coding sequence ATGGAAATTGTTATAATCGGAGGGATTGCCGCAGGGATGAGTGCGGCAGCAAAAGCATCTAGAACAAATAAAGACGCTAATATTACTGTTATCGAAAAAGAAAAATATATTTCGTTTGGGGCATGTGGATTACCTTATTATTTAGGCGAGGAATTTGCAGATGAAAATGAAATGTTTGCTAGAACACCTGAGCAAATGGAGAAGACAGGGATTAATTTACTGTTAGAACATGAAGCTACAAACATTGATTTTAATAAAAAAATCATTACGGTCACTGATTTACAAACAGGAGAGTCATTTGAAAAAGCTTATGATCGCCTGATGCTAGCTACCGGTGCACAACCGATTGTTCCACCTATTCCAGGGATTGATGCAGATAATGCTTATACGATTACTAAATTAGATTCAGTTAATCGCTTAAAAAAAGCCTTGACTAGCTATAAAAAAATTATGGTTGTTGGTGGCGGTTTTATTGGTGTGGAAGTTGCCGATCAGTTAGTAAAATTAGGTAAAGACGTCACTTTACTTGAAGCTGGCCCAGAAATTATGAGTGGTCCTTTTGATTCTGAATTTTCTCAGAAGTTAAAAGGTGCATTAGAAGAAGATGATATTTGCGTCTGTACGAATGAAGCTGCTGAAGAATTTGTCCAAACAGACGGGCAGATCACCGCCGTTAAAACTGCTAAAGGTCAGTATGAAGTAGACGCTGTCATTATTGCGATTGGTTTCCGTCCAAACACAAAATTTTATGCAGATAATTTCAAAACACTATCTAACGGGGCTATCATTATTGATCAGCATGGTCAAACATCAATTAAGGATGTTTTTGCCGCAGGGGACTGTGCAAGTATTCCTAACAGATTGTTGGGTGATACTTATACGGCTCTTGCAACAAGTGCCAATAAAATGGGACGGATTGTTGGAACAAATATTGGGTTGCCAGAATCTGAATGGGAGTCATTTGTAGGCTCGTTAGGAAGTAGCGCTATTAAAGCAGGGCAATATGAAGCTGCTAGTACGGGTTTAACTGAAAAACAAGCGATTAGCAAAGGTCTTAATATTAAAACGACTTGTATTGAAACAAATAATCATTCAAATTACTACACAGTTCAAGAAAAAATTATGATTAAACTGGTTTACGATGCTGAAACATTTGTCTTATATGGTGCACAATTATTTGGGAAAAACGAAACAGTTTTACGAGCAACTGGTTTAACAACAGCTATTCATGCAGGTATGACGACTAAAGAATTAGGCTTTGTTGACTTCGCATATGCACCACCATTTGCTTCAACTTGGGAAGCAATTAATGTTGCGGCTAACACTGCAAAATAA
- the ftsE gene encoding cell division ATP-binding protein FtsE, with the protein MIEMKNVMKKYPNGTTAIRDISVNIDQGEFVYVVGPSGAGKSTFIKLMYREEKATKGSISVCGFNLMKIKNKQVPLLRREIGIVFQDYKLLPKKKVYENVAYAMQVIGKKPRETKKRVMEVLDLVGLRHKANAFPDELSGGEQQRVAIARAIVNTPKVLIADEPTGNLDPENSWEIMKLLEKINLQGTTVVMATHNSTIVNTIRHRVIAVENGCIIRDQHEGEYGYDD; encoded by the coding sequence ATGATTGAAATGAAAAATGTCATGAAAAAGTATCCTAACGGAACAACTGCTATCCGTGACATCTCGGTAAATATTGACCAAGGTGAATTCGTATATGTAGTAGGACCAAGTGGTGCTGGTAAATCAACTTTTATTAAGTTAATGTACCGCGAAGAAAAAGCAACAAAAGGATCTATTTCAGTTTGTGGATTTAATTTAATGAAAATTAAAAATAAACAAGTCCCATTATTGCGTCGTGAAATTGGGATTGTCTTCCAAGATTATAAATTATTACCAAAGAAAAAAGTTTATGAGAATGTGGCATACGCGATGCAAGTTATCGGTAAAAAACCACGTGAAACTAAAAAACGTGTGATGGAAGTTTTAGACTTAGTTGGCTTGCGCCATAAAGCAAATGCTTTCCCAGATGAATTGTCAGGTGGGGAACAACAACGTGTGGCTATTGCACGTGCGATTGTTAACACACCGAAAGTTTTAATTGCCGATGAACCAACAGGTAACTTAGACCCTGAAAACTCATGGGAAATCATGAAACTTTTAGAAAAAATCAACTTACAAGGAACAACTGTTGTGATGGCAACACACAATAGTACAATCGTAAATACGATTCGTCACCGCGTTATCGCGGTTGAAAATGGATGTATTATTCGAGATCAACACGAAGGGGAGTACGGTTACGATGATTAG
- a CDS encoding phage holin family protein codes for MGYFQSLIVSTLTFISLSVILPDNMLYVSSILVALIASFVLSLLNVLVKPILHLLSLPITFLTLGLFSFVINAVILQLTSAVLGEQNFMFSSFGASILVAVIMTLVNSVVVNHNLTK; via the coding sequence ATGGGATACTTCCAAAGTTTAATTGTTAGCACCTTAACCTTTATCTCGTTATCGGTCATTTTACCGGATAATATGCTTTATGTTAGTAGTATTCTAGTAGCGTTAATTGCTAGTTTTGTCTTATCATTACTAAATGTCTTAGTAAAACCAATTTTACATTTATTATCGCTACCAATTACTTTTTTAACACTAGGGTTGTTTAGCTTCGTGATTAATGCTGTCATCTTACAGCTAACATCAGCAGTATTAGGTGAACAAAACTTTATGTTTTCAAGTTTCGGTGCGTCAATCTTAGTGGCTGTTATTATGACACTGGTAAATAGTGTTGTTGTAAACCATAATTTGACGAAATAA
- the ftsX gene encoding permease-like cell division protein FtsX gives MIRGFFRHIGESLKSLKRNGWMTLASVSAVTVTLILVGAFLAAMLNVNKLSKDIENAVDVSVFVNIGTSDKDRDVLETELYKIPGVVSKEKEGIRLSGKDEQLKKLIEDLGPTWKLFDKDNNPLYDVFVVKAETPEQTKDIQRAAAELPNVKKADYGGVSSDNIFKISSFVRKWGLIATIVLLFIAIFLISNTIRITIISRKREIQIMRLVGAKNGFIRWPFFIEGAWIGLLGAIIPVIAMYFGYRKMFNLSKQLFVSSNFSLYPTAELLPKVCLGMLVLGVAIGSLGSIMSMRKFLKV, from the coding sequence ATGATTAGAGGATTTTTCCGTCATATTGGCGAGAGCTTAAAAAGCTTAAAACGTAACGGCTGGATGACTTTAGCTTCTGTCAGTGCCGTAACAGTGACGTTGATTTTAGTAGGTGCTTTCTTAGCCGCTATGTTAAACGTCAATAAATTATCAAAAGACATTGAGAATGCTGTAGATGTTTCTGTTTTCGTTAATATTGGTACGTCAGATAAAGATCGTGATGTATTAGAAACAGAGCTATACAAAATTCCCGGTGTAGTATCAAAAGAAAAAGAAGGTATTCGTTTATCTGGTAAAGATGAACAATTGAAAAAATTAATTGAGGATTTAGGTCCTACATGGAAGTTATTTGATAAAGATAACAATCCCTTATATGATGTTTTTGTTGTAAAAGCAGAAACGCCTGAACAAACAAAAGATATTCAAAGAGCAGCGGCAGAATTACCAAATGTTAAAAAAGCCGATTATGGTGGAGTGTCTTCAGATAATATCTTTAAAATTTCTAGTTTCGTTCGTAAGTGGGGATTGATTGCGACAATTGTTTTATTATTTATTGCAATCTTCTTAATTTCAAATACGATTCGTATTACTATCATTTCACGTAAACGTGAGATTCAAATTATGCGTTTAGTTGGTGCTAAAAACGGCTTCATCCGCTGGCCATTCTTTATTGAAGGCGCTTGGATTGGTCTTTTAGGCGCGATTATTCCGGTGATTGCTATGTACTTTGGTTACCGTAAAATGTTTAATTTATCTAAACAATTATTCGTAAGTTCAAACTTTAGCTTATATCCAACTGCTGAGTTACTACCAAAAGTTTGTTTAGGAATGTTAGTTTTAGGTGTTGCGATTGGTTCATTAGGATCAATTATGTCAATGCGTAAATTCTTAAAAGTATAA
- the glpK gene encoding glycerol kinase GlpK — MMSKYILVIDQGTTSTRAILFNKEGVDVAKAQEEFPQYFPQPSWVEHDANEIWQSVLSVISKVMKEADITSKDLDSIGITNQRETTVIWDKETGMPIHHALVWQSRQSNELTEELIESGHEELIREKTGLKVNSYFSATKVMWLLDEIPQARQRAERGELLFGTIDTWLIWKLTDGKVHATDYTNASRTMMYNIHDLEWDQELLDLYNIPASLLPEVKKSSADYGTTDYYHLFETGVKIMGVAGDQQAALFGQNCFEAGNVKNTYGTGSFILMNTGDKAIQSDYGLLTTLACDGQGEVCYALEGSVFVSGSAIQWLRDGLEIIKDSAETEKMSQNLASNEGVYIVPAFVGLGAPYWDSNVRGAIFGVTRGTTRNTFARATLESIAYQTKDVVETMIKETGLPMTQMKVDGGASKNNFLLSFQADILNLPIFRPMVNETTALGAAYLAGLASGFWKDTEEIKHIWQVDASYYPDMDEESRNKYYRKWQKAVAAARSFCDED; from the coding sequence ATTATGTCTAAATATATATTAGTGATAGATCAAGGGACAACCAGTACCCGTGCGATTTTATTTAATAAAGAGGGGGTGGATGTTGCCAAGGCTCAAGAAGAATTTCCTCAGTATTTTCCTCAACCGAGTTGGGTTGAACATGATGCTAATGAGATTTGGCAAAGTGTTTTAAGTGTCATTTCTAAAGTCATGAAAGAAGCTGATATTACATCAAAAGATCTTGATAGTATAGGGATTACAAATCAGCGAGAGACAACGGTTATTTGGGATAAAGAAACTGGTATGCCGATACACCATGCCTTAGTTTGGCAATCCCGTCAAAGCAATGAATTAACAGAGGAGTTGATCGAGTCAGGTCACGAAGAATTGATTCGTGAAAAGACCGGGCTAAAAGTTAACTCATATTTTTCGGCTACGAAAGTTATGTGGTTATTAGATGAAATTCCACAAGCAAGACAACGTGCTGAGCGTGGAGAATTACTTTTTGGAACGATTGATACATGGTTAATTTGGAAATTAACCGATGGGAAAGTTCATGCGACCGATTATACTAACGCCTCAAGAACTATGATGTACAACATTCATGATTTAGAATGGGATCAAGAGCTGTTAGACTTGTATAATATTCCCGCAAGTTTATTACCAGAGGTGAAAAAATCATCTGCAGACTACGGTACAACAGACTATTACCACTTGTTTGAAACTGGCGTAAAAATCATGGGTGTGGCTGGTGATCAACAAGCTGCCTTATTTGGTCAAAACTGTTTTGAAGCGGGGAATGTCAAAAATACTTATGGTACAGGATCATTTATCCTAATGAACACTGGAGACAAAGCAATCCAATCAGATTATGGACTATTAACAACCTTAGCTTGTGATGGACAGGGTGAGGTCTGCTACGCATTAGAAGGAAGTGTCTTTGTTTCTGGTTCTGCGATTCAGTGGCTACGTGATGGCTTAGAAATCATTAAGGATTCTGCTGAAACGGAGAAAATGTCTCAAAATTTAGCAAGTAACGAGGGAGTCTATATTGTGCCAGCATTTGTGGGGTTAGGTGCACCTTATTGGGATTCAAATGTGCGTGGCGCAATTTTTGGCGTGACACGTGGAACGACAAGAAACACCTTTGCACGAGCGACTTTGGAAAGTATTGCTTACCAAACAAAAGATGTAGTGGAAACAATGATTAAAGAAACAGGCTTACCAATGACACAGATGAAAGTCGACGGTGGCGCTTCTAAAAATAATTTCTTACTAAGTTTCCAAGCTGATATTTTAAACTTACCAATTTTTAGACCAATGGTTAATGAAACAACAGCTTTAGGTGCAGCTTACCTAGCTGGTTTAGCAAGTGGTTTCTGGAAAGATACAGAAGAAATTAAACATATTTGGCAAGTCGATGCTAGTTATTATCCAGATATGGATGAAGAATCTCGCAATAAGTACTATCGTAAATGGCAAAAAGCAGTTGCCGCAGCCCGTAGTTTTTGTGATGAAGATTAA
- the liaX gene encoding daptomycin-sensing surface protein LiaX, which produces MKEQERIVELINMGVISAEEGLSLLEKIADEKKADSFATKKTAVNETEDQSFSDIKLEIEAIKLQISELETELVQEMYHLPEQAELKAEKEEELTELQLTLTELEEELNESAEEKIMSGIKGNKSFFSEDAEKSLEDEEPLSQRIGGFFKAMTESVSAHDLKRSLSPKANSSFKHEFYYPEIKATNIDFKVANGNIMFNTWDKEDVKVEATIKLYGKMEAETDLEAFLQRSRIEVNDDTISFQLPNKRVKADLNIFIPSRIYDHVSINLLNGDMDLSDLKTNDCFIKSTNGDKTFNAISATMLEIEGVNGNVLLADASINDIMVETVNGNANLAGTFQTVTAKATNGDLRLMPTTSELKNVDVRVKNGTIKVAIPEKQSVEAYLKTDFGSINHRVGESEIIREKKDKTSSQIQLRRTLESEAVHLRLSSTTGSIYIKDKSI; this is translated from the coding sequence ATGAAAGAACAAGAAAGAATTGTTGAATTAATAAATATGGGTGTCATTTCTGCGGAAGAAGGCTTAAGTCTATTAGAAAAAATTGCTGATGAAAAAAAAGCAGATTCATTTGCAACTAAAAAAACAGCAGTTAATGAAACGGAAGACCAATCTTTCTCAGATATTAAGTTGGAAATAGAGGCTATTAAACTACAAATTTCTGAATTAGAAACGGAATTAGTTCAGGAGATGTATCACTTGCCGGAACAAGCAGAATTGAAGGCTGAAAAAGAAGAAGAGTTAACTGAACTGCAATTAACGTTAACCGAGTTAGAAGAAGAGTTAAACGAGTCAGCAGAAGAAAAAATCATGAGTGGTATCAAGGGAAATAAATCATTTTTTAGCGAGGACGCTGAAAAGTCGCTTGAAGATGAAGAACCATTATCACAACGAATTGGTGGTTTCTTTAAAGCGATGACAGAAAGTGTTTCGGCACATGATTTGAAACGCTCATTATCACCAAAGGCTAACAGTAGTTTTAAACACGAGTTTTATTACCCAGAAATCAAAGCAACTAATATAGACTTTAAAGTTGCTAATGGTAATATTATGTTTAACACGTGGGATAAAGAGGATGTGAAAGTTGAAGCAACTATTAAGCTTTATGGAAAAATGGAAGCTGAAACAGACTTAGAAGCATTCTTACAAAGAAGCCGAATCGAAGTGAACGATGACACGATTAGTTTCCAATTACCTAACAAACGCGTGAAGGCTGACTTAAATATTTTTATTCCAAGTCGTATATACGATCATGTTTCAATTAATTTATTGAATGGTGATATGGACTTAAGTGATCTTAAAACAAATGATTGTTTCATTAAGAGCACAAATGGAGATAAAACATTTAATGCAATTTCAGCAACAATGTTAGAAATTGAAGGCGTTAATGGGAATGTTCTATTAGCAGATGCTTCGATAAATGACATTATGGTGGAAACGGTCAATGGTAATGCTAATTTAGCAGGAACTTTCCAAACGGTTACTGCCAAAGCAACTAATGGAGATTTACGCCTAATGCCAACAACGTCAGAGCTGAAAAATGTTGATGTTCGTGTAAAAAACGGTACAATTAAAGTAGCAATTCCTGAAAAACAAAGTGTAGAAGCTTACTTAAAGACGGATTTTGGCAGCATTAATCACCGTGTTGGGGAAAGTGAAATCATTCGTGAGAAAAAAGATAAAACTAGCTCGCAAATTCAATTGCGTCGAACATTGGAAAGCGAAGCGGTTCATTTGCGTCTAAGTTCAACAACAGGTAGTATTTATATTAAAGATAAATCAATTTAA